AGACGCAGCCTGCTCGCCGCCTACGGCGCGAGAATCATTTTGACTCCCGACACCAAAGGGATGGGCGGCGCGATCCGCAAGGCCGAGGAGCTGCTGCTCGAGCACCCGGACTATTTCATGCCGCAGCAATTCAACAACCCGGCGAATCCGGAAGCGCACCGGCGCACCACGGCCGTCGAGCTGCTCGAACAATTCAAGCAGATCGACGCCTTTGTCTCGGGAGTCGGCACCGGCGGAACCATTACCGGCGTCGGCGAGGTGCTCAAGGAAAAAATGAAAGGCGTTAGAATCTGCGCCGTCGAGCCGGCCGCGTCTCCGGTCATCTCGGGCGGAGAGCCGGGATTTCATAAAATCCAGGGCATCGGCGCCGGCTTCGTTCCGGCCGTCTTGAACCGCCAGGTCATCGACGAAATCTTGACCGTCAGCGACGAAGACGCCATATCGCACACGCGCAAGCTGGCACAGGAGGAAGGCATCCTCGTGGGAATTTCCTCCGGCGCCGCCTGCGCCGCCGCGCTCCAAGTCGCCAAAAACCTGGGAAAAGGCCGCGTCGTCGTCACCGTCTTTGCGGACAAAGGCGAGCATTATCTCAGCACGGACATCTTCAACGAGCGGCAATGAGCGCAAAGCTCGAAGCATTGAAAGAAAATCTGCGTGCTGCAAACGGCCTCCTGGTCGCCTTCTCCGGCGGCGTCGACTCAACTTTTCTTCTGAAAGTCGCTCAGATGGTAATGGGGGATCGCGTGGTCGGTCTGACCGCCTCGTCTCCGACCGCCCCTCCGGGAGAGCTGGAAGCGGCGCGGGAGCTCGCGGGCATTATCGGATGCCGGCACATCGTCGTCGATTCGCACGAGCTCGACAATCCGGCTTTTTCTCAGAATTCCGCCAATCGCTGTTATTTTTGCAAGGATGAGCTCTACCGCATCTGCCGGTCGGAGGCCGACCGCCTGGGATTTTCCGTGGTCGTGGATGGAACCAATCTCGACGACTTGAAAGATCACCGTCCCGGACTCAAGGCGGCGAAGGAATGGCGCATCGGTCACCCCCTGGTCGAAGCAGGAATGACCAAAGAGGAAATTCGCCGCTCAAGCCGCGATCTCGGGCTCCCGTCATGGGACAAACCCGCCATCGCTTGTCTCTCTTCGCGCTTCCCCTACGGCACCGAGATCAACGTGGAGAGGCTGGGGAAGATCGGAGCGTGTGAAAGGGTCCTCAAAGATCTCGGCTTCAGGGAGTTTCGCGTGCGCTATCACGGCGAGCTGGCGCGCATCGAAGTCGCGGTCGAGGAAATCGACCGTCTCTTCGAGAGAGAGATCCGGGAGCAGATCGTCCAACGATTCAAGGAAATCGGCTTTACCTTTGTCAGCCTCGATCTTGAAGGCTACCGCACCGGCAGCATGAACGAGTCGCTGGCAAAGAAGACCGCTTAAACTCGTCCCGCGCGAATCAGCGCTTCTGCGATCAAGAGATCTTCCGGCGTCGTAATCTTCAGGTTGCTCCGCGCGCCTTCGAGCACGGCGACGGTTTTTCCCAGACGCTCCACCAGCATCGCGTCGTCGGTCGCTTCGATTCCGTCTTGTGCCGCGCGGCGGTGCGCTTCGCGAATGATCTCGACGCGAAATGCCTGCGGCGTCTGGATCTCCCATAAAGAGTTCCTCGCTGGAGTCGACTCGATCCGGCGCGATGCCGAAACGACTTTGATCGTATCCTTGGCCGGCACTCCAACCACGGCCGCGCCCTCTTTGAGCGCGAGCTCGACGCACCGATCGATGATGGCCGGCGAAATTAGAGGGCGCGCGCCATCGTGGATGACGACGACCTCGCAATCGTCGTCCAACCGATTCAGTCCGCGCCCGACCGAATCCTGGCGCCTGGGGCCGCCGGATTCCAAGACACATTCAAGACGGCCGAGATCGCGGTCGGTCACTATGAGCTGCTCAAAGTCCTTCCGTTGTTTTTCCGGCGCGACCAGAATCACTTTTCGTACTTGCGATCGGGCGAACCGATCGAGCGTGTGAAGAATCAGCGGCCGTCCGGCGAGCGCGATCAGAGCCTTCGGGAGCTCGCCGCCCATTCTTTTTCCTTCGCCGGCCGCGACAATGACTGCATTGACACGCATGTCGATCCTTAAAAAACAAAGGGCCGAGAGATGATTCCTCCCGGCCCTTACAACTTCATTCCGTCAACGGCCAATCAATGAGTGAAGATATGGCGCAGCTCCTCCATGATCTTGTCCTCGGAATGCGAGCGGGCGATCGAGAGCTCTTTGACCAGGAGGTTCTTCGCCGTATCGAGCATCTTGCGCTCGCCGAAGGATAGTTCCTTGTCGCCTTTCAAGACGAATAGATCGCGCAGCACCGTGGCGATTTCTAAAATAGAGCCGGTTTTGATCTTCTCCGTGTATTCGCGATAGCGGCGGTTCCACGTCTGCTGGTCGGCCTCGACTTTTTTCTGGCGCAAGACTTTGTAGACCTGCGACACCATGTTTCTGTCGATCACTTTGCGCAGCCCGACGGATTCA
This sequence is a window from Candidatus Binatia bacterium. Protein-coding genes within it:
- the cysK gene encoding cysteine synthase A, yielding MASLNGARSILDLIGSTPVVKLRNLPGKNDADIWAKLESFNPGGSVKDRICLSMIEAAEREQRLKPGATIVEPTSGNTGIGLALVAAVKGYRLILTMPDTMSEERRSLLAAYGARIILTPDTKGMGGAIRKAEELLLEHPDYFMPQQFNNPANPEAHRRTTAVELLEQFKQIDAFVSGVGTGGTITGVGEVLKEKMKGVRICAVEPAASPVISGGEPGFHKIQGIGAGFVPAVLNRQVIDEILTVSDEDAISHTRKLAQEEGILVGISSGAACAAALQVAKNLGKGRVVVTVFADKGEHYLSTDIFNERQ
- the larE gene encoding ATP-dependent sacrificial sulfur transferase LarE, whose amino-acid sequence is MSAKLEALKENLRAANGLLVAFSGGVDSTFLLKVAQMVMGDRVVGLTASSPTAPPGELEAARELAGIIGCRHIVVDSHELDNPAFSQNSANRCYFCKDELYRICRSEADRLGFSVVVDGTNLDDLKDHRPGLKAAKEWRIGHPLVEAGMTKEEIRRSSRDLGLPSWDKPAIACLSSRFPYGTEINVERLGKIGACERVLKDLGFREFRVRYHGELARIEVAVEEIDRLFEREIREQIVQRFKEIGFTFVSLDLEGYRTGSMNESLAKKTA
- the ispD gene encoding 2-C-methyl-D-erythritol 4-phosphate cytidylyltransferase, with protein sequence MRVNAVIVAAGEGKRMGGELPKALIALAGRPLILHTLDRFARSQVRKVILVAPEKQRKDFEQLIVTDRDLGRLECVLESGGPRRQDSVGRGLNRLDDDCEVVVIHDGARPLISPAIIDRCVELALKEGAAVVGVPAKDTIKVVSASRRIESTPARNSLWEIQTPQAFRVEIIREAHRRAAQDGIEATDDAMLVERLGKTVAVLEGARSNLKITTPEDLLIAEALIRAGRV
- a CDS encoding CarD family transcriptional regulator, with product MFRVGEKVVYPAHGVGQIEAIRTQVISGTEKRFYMLRILDSDMKIMIPVDNVESVGLRKVIDRNMVSQVYKVLRQKKVEADQQTWNRRYREYTEKIKTGSILEIATVLRDLFVLKGDKELSFGERKMLDTAKNLLVKELSIARSHSEDKIMEELRHIFTH